From the Clostridium putrefaciens genome, one window contains:
- a CDS encoding response regulator transcription factor, with translation MSKVLIVEDEENIRSFIKINLNISGFEVREAGSGEEALIICEKEKLDLIILDIMLPGIDGYKTCELIRKDNPQVAIIMLTAKNQDMDKIIGLELGADDYITKPFNPTELIYRIKAILRRSGGNAKEDKEKVVFNGPLSLDDRSQKVFIEEDEVKLTLKEFQIIKLFMYNLDRAFSRDELLDNIWGEDFYGDIKTVDVHIRRLREKIEEDPSKPKYIETVWGYGYRFKKV, from the coding sequence ATGAGTAAGGTATTAATAGTTGAGGATGAAGAAAACATAAGAAGTTTTATAAAGATAAACTTAAACATAAGTGGATTTGAAGTTAGAGAAGCAGGATCGGGAGAAGAAGCACTAATTATTTGTGAAAAAGAGAAGTTAGATCTTATAATTCTAGATATAATGCTTCCAGGTATAGATGGATATAAAACCTGTGAGTTAATAAGAAAGGATAACCCTCAGGTTGCAATAATAATGCTAACAGCAAAAAACCAAGATATGGATAAGATAATAGGGTTAGAGCTAGGTGCTGATGATTATATAACTAAACCTTTTAATCCAACAGAACTTATATATAGAATAAAGGCTATTTTAAGAAGAAGTGGAGGAAATGCAAAGGAAGATAAGGAAAAGGTCGTATTTAATGGTCCTTTGTCTCTTGATGATAGATCACAAAAGGTATTTATAGAAGAGGATGAAGTTAAACTTACTTTAAAAGAGTTTCAAATAATTAAATTATTTATGTATAACCTAGATAGAGCCTTTAGCCGGGATGAGCTTTTGGATAATATATGGGGTGAAGATTTTTATGGAGACATAAAAACTGTTGATGTTCATATAAGGAGACTTAGAGAAAAGATAGAAGAAGATCCTTCAAAGCCAAAGTATATAGAAACTGTTTGGGGCTATGGATATCGATTTAAAAAGGTTTAA
- a CDS encoding tetratricopeptide repeat protein: protein MINDCKRLFRALAMFSLIFIFSGCNFYDVPSSLIRSPKLSKNEEFEEGDSVDIDKLRILVQRFMPKGGKLLEESKTSGKKNILSIDVDGDSTNEIIVLFKDDSNFKKGFFVLKEKDGEWIKIYERAVEGNSISTLKTLTVKNKEDKRFLVGYLISGNAGTDFYLYDFKGDNVKEVSIGRWNRMDIINTPDKDEDKHFVFGAQVNESNRDYSSYVIGFDGEKFYGAEDFYYDYYTKNAEYYKGELIQEMNNELIWYYYVESQIKSKQYTKALESLNEVFKHKEDKKGEPTIQVGYYKFLILKARALNGLGEYNQAIDILNKIKDIGALNDNDYFHDEPKEYSTIDIYYELGISYKALGDKAKSETYFKNAIEQFEKLSLDGSFSENPTSNILKQVIYYPLSKEINK, encoded by the coding sequence TTGATAAATGATTGTAAAAGGTTGTTTAGAGCTTTAGCTATGTTCTCATTAATATTTATATTTTCAGGTTGTAATTTTTATGATGTACCATCCTCACTGATAAGATCACCAAAACTTTCGAAAAATGAAGAATTTGAAGAAGGGGATAGTGTAGATATAGATAAATTAAGGATATTAGTGCAAAGGTTTATGCCAAAGGGTGGCAAATTGTTAGAAGAAAGTAAGACTTCTGGTAAAAAGAATATATTATCTATAGATGTGGATGGAGATTCAACTAATGAGATCATAGTGCTTTTTAAAGATGATTCTAATTTTAAAAAAGGTTTTTTTGTACTAAAAGAAAAAGATGGTGAATGGATAAAGATATATGAAAGGGCTGTAGAGGGGAACTCTATATCAACATTGAAAACCTTGACTGTTAAGAATAAGGAAGATAAAAGATTTTTAGTAGGTTATTTAATTTCCGGTAATGCTGGTACTGATTTTTATTTATACGATTTTAAAGGAGACAATGTTAAAGAGGTTTCTATTGGTAGATGGAATAGGATGGATATAATTAACACTCCAGATAAGGATGAAGATAAACACTTTGTATTTGGAGCTCAGGTTAATGAATCTAATAGAGATTATAGTAGTTATGTTATAGGCTTTGATGGTGAGAAGTTTTATGGGGCAGAAGACTTTTATTATGATTATTATACAAAAAATGCTGAATATTATAAGGGTGAATTAATTCAGGAAATGAATAATGAATTAATTTGGTATTATTATGTAGAGTCTCAAATAAAGTCAAAACAATATACTAAAGCTTTAGAATCTTTAAATGAAGTATTTAAGCATAAAGAGGATAAAAAAGGAGAACCTACAATTCAAGTAGGATACTACAAGTTTTTGATACTAAAGGCTAGGGCTCTAAATGGCTTAGGGGAATATAATCAGGCTATAGACATATTAAATAAGATTAAGGATATAGGGGCATTAAATGATAATGATTATTTCCATGATGAACCTAAAGAATATTCTACAATAGATATATATTACGAGCTTGGTATATCATATAAAGCTTTGGGTGATAAGGCAAAATCAGAAACGTACTTTAAGAATGCAATTGAACAATTTGAGAAGTTATCTTTAGATGGTTCTTTTTCCGAAAATCCCACATCAAATATTTTAAAACAAGTAATATATTACCCTTTGTCAAAAGAGATAAACAAATAA
- a CDS encoding sensor histidine kinase: MFYTFISVFFNIFLITFITYLIYALKDLKSAKKSELYLKSILEVLDEDITLITSDEDIYYYNHKSLSTLITPITANYRHSDDSYKVINLQELKSNLSNNDLVNLDKVICGSLGSYEFKENIDSDGNVRRFKAYHIKDINCTLIICSNITSLHNLKNTIHEMEHNCKFNCPKLKEIIKNDKCKTEFLANISHELRTPINIIFSAVQMVALKSSLSNDDFISFHRYNKMIKQNCYRLLRLIDNLIDISKIDSGFYNISIKDHEIIKIVEDITLSVANYIEDKNIELIFDTELEEKIIACDPDKIERIVLNLLTNAVKFTPEGGSIFVNIYDRGDYITLSIKDTGIGIPDDKKDIIFKRFCHAEKSSHLNASGSGIGLSLTKSLVEMHKGSIHVSSSYGHGSEFMVNLPSVLSNNSNTKSTFESSKKQNIERINIEFSDIYS, encoded by the coding sequence ATGTTTTATACTTTCATTTCTGTGTTCTTTAATATATTTTTAATTACTTTTATTACCTATTTAATTTACGCTCTTAAAGATCTAAAATCTGCAAAAAAAAGTGAGCTTTATCTGAAAAGTATTTTAGAAGTTTTAGATGAAGATATAACATTAATTACTAGTGATGAAGATATTTATTATTATAATCATAAATCGCTAAGTACCCTTATTACACCAATCACTGCTAACTATAGACATTCTGATGATTCATATAAAGTTATAAACTTACAAGAACTTAAATCTAATTTAAGCAATAATGACCTAGTAAATCTTGATAAAGTTATATGTGGGTCCCTTGGTAGTTATGAATTCAAAGAAAATATTGATTCAGATGGAAATGTACGTAGGTTTAAGGCTTATCATATAAAAGATATAAATTGCACATTGATTATATGCAGTAACATCACGTCCTTACATAATCTTAAAAATACAATCCATGAAATGGAGCATAATTGTAAATTTAATTGTCCTAAACTAAAAGAGATTATTAAAAATGACAAATGTAAAACTGAATTTTTAGCTAATATATCTCATGAGTTGAGAACTCCAATAAACATAATCTTTAGTGCTGTGCAAATGGTTGCCCTAAAATCATCCTTATCTAATGATGATTTTATATCTTTTCATCGATATAATAAGATGATAAAGCAAAATTGCTATAGGTTACTACGGCTTATAGATAATCTAATAGATATAAGTAAAATAGATTCTGGTTTTTATAATATTTCTATTAAAGATCATGAGATAATAAAGATCGTTGAGGATATAACATTATCCGTTGCTAATTACATAGAAGATAAAAATATAGAACTTATATTTGATACAGAGTTAGAAGAAAAGATTATAGCCTGTGATCCTGATAAGATAGAGAGGATAGTTTTAAACCTTCTTACAAACGCAGTTAAGTTTACACCAGAAGGAGGCTCCATATTTGTGAACATCTACGATAGAGGTGATTACATTACTCTCTCCATAAAAGACACGGGAATAGGCATACCTGATGATAAAAAAGATATCATCTTTAAACGATTTTGTCATGCAGAAAAGTCTTCTCACCTTAACGCTTCAGGAAGTGGGATAGGACTTTCATTAACAAAGTCTTTAGTGGAGATGCATAAGGGCAGCATTCATGTATCAAGTTCCTATGGACATGGTTCAGAGTTTATGGTAAATCTTCCTTCTGTATTATCAAACAATTCAAATACGAAATCCACCTTTGAAAGCTCTAAAAAACAAAATATTGAACGAATAAACATAGAGTTTTCTGATATATATTCTTAA